In one window of Janthinobacterium sp. 1_2014MBL_MicDiv DNA:
- a CDS encoding dodecin, with product MSAHTYKLIELVGTSTESSDQAIRDAIAKAALTVKHMDWYEVTDSRGHIVDGKVAHFQVTLKVGFRLE from the coding sequence ATGTCCGCACACACTTACAAGCTGATCGAACTGGTTGGCACATCGACCGAGAGCAGCGATCAGGCGATCCGCGATGCCATTGCCAAGGCGGCGCTCACGGTCAAGCACATGGACTGGTATGAAGTGACCGATTCGCGCGGGCATATCGTCGATGGCAAGGTGGCGCACTTCCAGGTCACGCTGAAGGTCGGCTTCCGCCTCGAATAA
- a CDS encoding EDSAP-1 family PEP-CTERM protein, with amino-acid sequence MNVDHTRSKTLGWLGALAAASLLASGQAHAGAYGLAVNELSNFRITTSAGALSLAGANRNASDSAFFQGGVAVNPRAVNTGPAANADVPQVCSGSGCTGLPQNHYAPTTALEFARGDAHAFGNMLNGTGSTVLAVSEAQRNTVGAASATAGDTLTGSVNLTLSSAGFITFSFMGRRDLRTSVTAMGDKSNVSIMDIFNISCNSASPVGCLSHANADGVIFQFAPDGDANNGSDINGNHGAGSLDPFSLNMTAGTNDPSTGRAFTNGLAQFSLTSNFALAAGSYTLNFSKSTRTDIVVIDPVIVVVPAPATLLLLGTGLAALAFTRRRQPK; translated from the coding sequence ATGAATGTCGATCACACACGAAGCAAGACCCTGGGCTGGCTGGGCGCACTGGCGGCGGCAAGCCTGCTGGCCAGCGGCCAGGCGCATGCCGGGGCGTACGGCCTGGCCGTCAATGAGTTGAGCAATTTCCGCATCACCACCAGCGCCGGCGCGCTGTCGCTGGCCGGCGCCAACCGCAACGCCAGCGACAGCGCCTTTTTCCAGGGCGGCGTGGCCGTCAATCCGCGCGCCGTCAACACGGGCCCGGCCGCCAATGCCGACGTGCCGCAAGTGTGTTCCGGCAGCGGTTGCACGGGCCTGCCGCAGAACCACTACGCCCCCACCACGGCACTGGAGTTTGCGCGCGGCGATGCCCACGCCTTCGGCAACATGCTCAACGGCACTGGATCCACCGTGCTGGCCGTTTCGGAGGCGCAGCGCAACACGGTGGGCGCCGCCTCGGCCACGGCCGGCGACACGCTGACCGGCTCCGTCAACCTGACCCTGTCGAGCGCCGGCTTCATCACCTTCAGCTTCATGGGACGGCGCGACCTGCGCACCAGCGTGACGGCGATGGGCGACAAGTCCAATGTGTCGATCATGGATATCTTCAATATCTCATGCAACAGCGCCAGCCCCGTCGGCTGCCTGTCGCATGCCAATGCCGACGGCGTGATCTTCCAGTTCGCGCCCGATGGCGACGCCAACAATGGCAGCGACATCAACGGCAACCACGGCGCGGGCAGCCTGGATCCGTTCAGCCTGAACATGACGGCCGGCACCAACGATCCGTCCACAGGGCGCGCCTTCACGAATGGCCTGGCGCAATTTTCTCTGACGTCGAACTTCGCGCTGGCGGCCGGCAGCTACACCTTGAATTTTTCCAAGTCCACGCGCACCGATATCGTCGTGATCGATCCCGTGATCGTCGTGGTGCCGGCACCGGCCACCCTGCTGTTGCTAGGCACTGGCCTGGCGGCCCTGGCCTTCACGCGGCGGCGGCAACCCAAATAA
- a CDS encoding LytR C-terminal domain-containing protein, which translates to MRSTISRLAAACACLGLGACASHTAPAPPPLSPLPDADSAYAAGRQSFDRGDLPAAQAAYEQALRSAPRHVHARNALAVLHAQRGEHDAAIAHWLALTQEAGTPRPQQAYLFSNLGHAYALSGRDALALPALEQACLLDPFNALAWQHLAQVLERLGQHERAAVMRRQANSLQEHDPRRDAALLRGAAEPVALAPVAAAPAMARVEITQRDGMALLRRVPAMERGVPIAVAAPATAALAGAPRPRLEILNGNGVPGMAAALARSLAGGPVQVVRLGNDSSFQVARTRVEYRPAQEQAARQLARQLGMPVQTLPADCPASELRLILGRDFGDPATLHRYYLQQLQLARQALARLG; encoded by the coding sequence ATGCGTTCGACGATTTCCCGCCTGGCCGCCGCCTGCGCCTGCCTGGGCCTGGGCGCCTGCGCCAGCCACACGGCGCCCGCGCCGCCGCCGTTGTCGCCGCTGCCTGACGCCGACAGCGCCTATGCGGCGGGGCGCCAGTCCTTCGACCGGGGCGACCTGCCCGCCGCGCAGGCGGCGTATGAGCAAGCGCTGCGCAGTGCGCCGCGCCATGTGCATGCGCGCAACGCGCTGGCCGTGCTGCACGCGCAGCGCGGCGAGCATGACGCCGCCATCGCCCATTGGCTGGCCCTGACGCAGGAAGCGGGCACGCCGCGCCCGCAGCAGGCCTATCTGTTCAGCAATCTCGGCCACGCCTATGCCTTGAGCGGCCGCGATGCGCTGGCCTTGCCCGCGCTGGAACAGGCCTGCCTGCTCGATCCGTTCAATGCGCTGGCCTGGCAGCACCTGGCGCAAGTACTGGAACGGCTGGGGCAGCACGAGCGCGCCGCCGTGATGCGGCGCCAGGCAAACAGCTTGCAAGAGCACGACCCGCGCCGCGATGCGGCCCTGTTGCGCGGCGCGGCGGAACCCGTTGCGCTCGCGCCGGTAGCGGCGGCACCGGCCATGGCGCGCGTGGAAATCACGCAACGCGACGGCATGGCCCTGTTGCGGCGCGTGCCGGCGATGGAGCGCGGCGTCCCCATTGCTGTCGCTGCGCCGGCAACGGCGGCGCTGGCCGGCGCGCCGCGTCCGCGCCTGGAAATCCTCAATGGCAATGGCGTGCCGGGCATGGCCGCCGCGCTGGCGCGCAGCCTGGCCGGCGGACCCGTGCAGGTGGTGCGCCTGGGAAATGACAGCTCGTTCCAGGTGGCGCGCACGCGCGTCGAATACCGGCCCGCGCAGGAGCAGGCGGCGCGCCAGCTGGCCCGCCAACTGGGGATGCCGGTGCAAACCCTGCCCGCCGACTGTCCCGCCAGCGAACTGCGCCTGATACTCGGGCGCGACTTCGGCGACCCCGCCACCTTGCACCGTTACTATCTGCAGCAGCTGCAACTGGCGCGCCAGGCGCTGGCGCGGTTGGGCTGA
- a CDS encoding type II secretion system F family protein has translation MTGPQLLFLLIVFAVVVALALLAWLIFFPGALRQRLSGTMAPAASDAVPESGWVERVARVAQPFSKLSLPEEGWERSPLRTRFMNAGWRQASAPALYFAAKTVLALLFPTVLGLYAASAMAAQLRSVLLLLLCVSATAGYYLPNLVLSGTAKRRQRDIFENIPDALDLLTVCVEAGLSLERALVKVSGEIHIKSVVLAQELQLVLMEMRAGFSKEKALRNLALRSGVEDVDTLVAMLIQSERFGTSMGDSLRVHSENLRSKRSLLAEEAAAKIALKLLFPLIFCVFPTLMLVLMGPAVIEVYRVLVPAMASR, from the coding sequence ATGACTGGCCCGCAACTGCTGTTCCTGTTGATCGTCTTTGCCGTGGTGGTGGCGCTGGCCCTGCTGGCGTGGCTGATCTTTTTTCCCGGCGCCTTGCGCCAGCGCCTGTCCGGCACCATGGCGCCGGCCGCCAGCGATGCCGTGCCGGAGAGCGGCTGGGTGGAGCGCGTGGCGCGCGTGGCGCAGCCGTTCAGCAAGCTGTCGCTGCCGGAAGAAGGCTGGGAGCGCTCGCCGCTGCGCACGCGTTTCATGAATGCGGGCTGGCGGCAAGCCAGTGCGCCGGCCCTGTACTTTGCGGCGAAAACCGTGCTGGCCCTGCTGTTTCCCACCGTGCTGGGGCTGTATGCGGCCAGCGCCATGGCGGCGCAGTTGCGCAGCGTGCTGCTGTTGTTGCTGTGCGTCAGCGCCACGGCCGGTTATTACCTGCCGAACCTGGTGCTGTCGGGCACGGCGAAGCGGCGCCAGCGCGACATCTTCGAAAACATTCCCGACGCGCTCGACTTGCTGACCGTGTGCGTGGAAGCGGGCCTGAGCCTGGAACGGGCGCTGGTGAAGGTGTCGGGCGAGATCCACATCAAGAGCGTGGTGCTGGCGCAGGAATTGCAGCTGGTGCTGATGGAGATGCGCGCTGGTTTCAGCAAGGAAAAGGCGTTGCGCAACCTGGCCCTGCGCAGCGGCGTGGAAGACGTCGACACGCTGGTCGCCATGCTGATCCAGTCCGAACGCTTCGGCACCAGCATGGGCGACTCCTTGCGCGTGCATTCGGAAAACCTGCGCAGCAAGCGCAGCCTGCTGGCCGAGGAGGCGGCGGCCAAGATCGCCCTGAAATTGCTGTTTCCCCTGATTTTTTGCGTCTTTCCCACCCTCATGCTGGTCCTCATGGGGCCGGCCGTGATCGAAGTCTATCGCGTACTCGTGCCGGCCATGGCCAGCCGCTGA
- a CDS encoding type II secretion system F family protein — MDLVFYGFAVLLFAACILMVEGAWLWWSGTHGSAARRINRRLRLMAARGEAGGERVSILKQRRYARAPGLDRLLRRAPQAAQLDRLLLQSGLSWSVAQFLGGMGAVLLAALLLLAAWPMPLPGAVLLLGVAGGGPVMVVLRARAARLQKIEAQLPEAADFLARALRAGHSFSNVLQMVGDELNEPISGEFKMAHEEINYGVPMNEALQNLAARIPLTDLRYLVIAVLVQRESGGNLAEVLVSIARIIRARLKLLGQVRVLSAEGRMSAWVLGLMPVVMIGVMALVNPQYISLLWTDPSGIKLLWYAAGMVALGVVWMRKVIRIRI, encoded by the coding sequence ATGGACCTGGTGTTCTACGGCTTTGCCGTGCTGCTGTTCGCCGCCTGCATCCTGATGGTGGAGGGGGCCTGGCTGTGGTGGTCGGGCACGCACGGCAGCGCGGCGCGGCGCATCAACCGGCGCCTGCGCCTGATGGCGGCGCGCGGCGAGGCGGGCGGCGAACGGGTGTCCATCCTCAAGCAGCGCCGCTATGCGCGCGCGCCGGGCCTGGACCGGCTGCTGCGGCGCGCGCCGCAGGCGGCGCAGCTGGACCGGCTGCTGCTGCAATCGGGCCTGTCCTGGTCGGTGGCGCAATTTCTCGGCGGCATGGGCGCCGTGCTGCTGGCGGCCTTGCTGCTGCTGGCCGCCTGGCCCATGCCGCTGCCGGGCGCCGTGCTGTTGCTGGGCGTGGCCGGCGGCGGACCGGTCATGGTCGTGCTGCGCGCGCGCGCGGCGCGGCTGCAAAAGATCGAGGCGCAGTTGCCGGAGGCGGCCGACTTCCTTGCCCGCGCGCTGCGCGCCGGCCACTCGTTTTCCAACGTGCTGCAAATGGTGGGCGACGAGTTGAACGAGCCGATCAGCGGCGAATTCAAGATGGCGCACGAGGAGATCAATTACGGCGTGCCGATGAACGAGGCGCTGCAAAACCTGGCCGCGCGCATCCCGCTGACGGACTTGCGCTACCTCGTCATCGCCGTGCTGGTGCAGCGCGAATCGGGGGGGAATCTGGCCGAAGTGCTGGTCAGCATCGCCCGCATCATCCGCGCCCGCCTAAAGCTGCTGGGCCAGGTGCGCGTGCTGTCGGCCGAGGGCCGCATGTCGGCCTGGGTGCTGGGGCTGATGCCGGTGGTGATGATCGGCGTCATGGCGCTGGTCAACCCGCAGTACATCAGCCTGCTGTGGACCGACCCCAGCGGCATCAAATTGCTGTGGTATGCGGCCGGCATGGTGGCGCTGGGCGTGGTCTGGATGCGCAAGGTCATCCGCATCCGCATTTAA
- a CDS encoding CpaF family protein: protein MTLRERLAANEQIRPASNGQGALALHAYQELKKTMHQTILDRIDLERLKRLTAEQFKHELALLVQRVIEEERIVLNQHERHSLVLDIQHEMLGFGPLEPLLADASVSDILVNTCDKVYVERGGRLQLTDVTFHDNAHLMKIIEKIVSRVGRRVDESSPMVDARLPDGSRVNAIIPPLAVDGPILSIRRFAVQPLTIANLLDYKSLTPPMVQVLQALGQAKVNILISGGTGSGKTTLLNVLSGFIPGSERIVTIEDAAELALRQPHVVRLETRPPNIEGKGEVSQRALVRNALRMRPDRIILGEVRGAEALDMLQAMNTGHEGSLATIHSNTARDALARLENMVGMASVNLTPRATRQQICSAVTVVMQVSRLTDGARKLVSLQEVTGMEGDIIAMHEIFRFEQTGVDAGGKVLGHFCATGVRPRFTERLRMFGAPVPDTVFDPDRIYE from the coding sequence ATGACTTTACGCGAACGCCTGGCGGCGAATGAACAGATACGGCCGGCCAGCAATGGACAGGGGGCACTGGCGCTGCATGCGTACCAGGAGCTGAAGAAGACCATGCACCAGACGATACTCGACCGTATCGACCTGGAGCGCCTGAAGCGCCTGACGGCCGAGCAGTTCAAGCACGAGCTGGCGCTGCTGGTGCAGCGCGTCATCGAGGAAGAGCGCATCGTCCTCAACCAGCACGAGCGGCATAGCCTGGTGCTCGACATCCAGCACGAGATGCTCGGCTTTGGTCCGCTGGAACCGCTGCTGGCCGATGCCAGCGTCTCCGATATCCTCGTCAACACCTGCGACAAGGTGTATGTCGAGCGGGGCGGGCGCCTGCAGCTGACGGACGTGACCTTCCACGACAATGCGCACCTGATGAAGATCATCGAAAAGATCGTCTCGCGCGTGGGCCGGCGCGTCGACGAATCGAGCCCGATGGTCGACGCGCGCCTGCCAGACGGTTCGCGCGTGAACGCCATCATCCCGCCGCTGGCCGTCGATGGTCCCATTCTGTCGATCCGGCGCTTCGCCGTGCAGCCGCTGACGATCGCAAACCTGCTCGACTACAAAAGCCTGACGCCGCCCATGGTGCAGGTGCTGCAGGCGCTGGGCCAGGCCAAGGTGAATATCCTGATCTCAGGCGGCACGGGCAGCGGCAAGACGACGCTGCTCAACGTCCTGTCCGGCTTCATCCCCGGCAGCGAGCGCATCGTCACCATCGAGGATGCGGCCGAACTGGCGCTGCGCCAGCCGCACGTGGTGCGCCTGGAAACGCGGCCGCCGAATATCGAGGGCAAGGGCGAAGTGAGCCAGCGCGCGCTGGTGCGCAACGCGCTGCGCATGCGCCCCGACCGCATCATCCTGGGCGAGGTGCGCGGCGCCGAGGCGCTCGACATGCTGCAGGCGATGAACACGGGTCACGAGGGCTCGCTGGCGACGATCCACTCGAACACGGCGCGCGACGCGCTGGCGCGGCTGGAAAACATGGTCGGCATGGCCAGCGTGAACCTGACGCCGCGCGCCACGCGCCAGCAGATCTGTTCGGCCGTGACGGTGGTGATGCAGGTGTCGCGCCTGACGGATGGCGCGCGCAAGCTGGTCAGCCTGCAGGAAGTGACGGGCATGGAAGGCGACATCATCGCCATGCACGAAATCTTCCGCTTCGAGCAGACGGGCGTCGATGCCGGCGGCAAGGTGCTCGGCCACTTCTGCGCCACCGGCGTGCGGCCCCGCTTCACGGAGCGCCTGCGCATGTTCGGCGCGCCCGTGCCGGATACGGTCTTCGATCCGGACCGCATCTACGAATAG
- a CDS encoding AAA family ATPase, translating into MKALMITRDASLHDEIAAQGAARMPVLRLLERRSGLRDAVERMLPEPPELVIVDASAIETDEADLLERLARQYPLAVLMLLTRGQQQDVLIRAMRAGMREVLQLPLVHKAFHEAMDRVDIQAGVTQMRDGKVLAFISCKGGSGATFLSTNFSYALATMAGCKVLLIDLHGQFGDATLYVSDQKPAMTLSDICAQIARMDGAFLASCLVHVTPNFGVLAAADDPAHKVDMQPDHMDRILAVARQHYDYIVLDVGRQIDALSLRALDNADAIYPVLQLALPDIRDGRRLLDIFRSLGYPGERLRLIVNRYEKGGRLRLADLEQALGAEVVHTVPNDYIAATDSVNQGIPLLQLSRTSAVARSLAELVELVTARRVTESRGLFDRLFSRGERSEI; encoded by the coding sequence ATGAAAGCCTTGATGATTACCCGCGACGCCAGCTTGCACGATGAAATCGCGGCGCAGGGCGCGGCCCGCATGCCCGTGCTGCGCCTGCTGGAACGGCGCAGCGGCCTGCGCGACGCCGTCGAGCGCATGCTGCCCGAGCCGCCCGAGCTGGTGATCGTCGACGCCAGCGCCATCGAGACCGACGAGGCGGACTTGCTGGAGCGCCTGGCGCGCCAGTATCCGCTGGCCGTGCTGATGCTGCTCACGCGCGGCCAGCAGCAGGATGTGCTGATCCGCGCCATGCGCGCCGGCATGCGCGAAGTGCTTCAGCTGCCGCTCGTGCACAAGGCCTTCCATGAAGCGATGGATCGCGTCGATATCCAGGCCGGCGTGACGCAGATGCGCGACGGCAAGGTGCTCGCCTTCATTTCCTGCAAGGGCGGCAGCGGCGCCACCTTCCTGTCGACGAATTTTTCCTACGCGCTGGCGACGATGGCCGGCTGCAAGGTGCTGCTGATCGACCTGCACGGCCAGTTCGGCGACGCCACCCTGTATGTGTCGGACCAGAAGCCGGCCATGACCCTGTCCGACATCTGCGCGCAGATCGCGCGCATGGATGGCGCCTTTCTCGCCTCGTGCCTGGTGCACGTGACGCCGAACTTCGGCGTACTGGCGGCGGCCGACGACCCGGCGCACAAGGTCGACATGCAGCCCGACCACATGGACCGCATCCTCGCCGTGGCGCGCCAGCACTACGACTACATCGTGCTCGACGTGGGACGCCAGATCGACGCGCTGTCGCTGCGCGCGCTCGACAATGCCGACGCCATCTACCCGGTGCTGCAGCTGGCCCTGCCCGACATCCGCGACGGGCGCCGCCTGCTCGACATCTTCCGTTCGCTCGGCTACCCGGGCGAGCGCCTGCGCCTGATCGTCAACCGCTACGAGAAGGGCGGCCGCCTGCGCCTGGCGGACCTGGAGCAGGCGCTGGGCGCGGAAGTGGTGCACACGGTGCCCAACGATTACATCGCGGCCACCGATTCCGTCAACCAGGGCATCCCGCTGCTGCAGCTGTCGCGCACCAGCGCCGTGGCGCGCAGCCTGGCCGAGCTGGTGGAACTGGTGACGGCGCGCCGCGTGACGGAAAGCCGCGGCCTGTTCGACCGCCTGTTCAGCCGTGGCGAGCGCAGCGAAATTTGA
- a CDS encoding TadE/TadG family type IV pilus assembly protein: MLIDRLRRLRRLPRQHGVFVVEFAMLALLFFLFLFALLEMARAVYLWNMVHEVTRRAARGAAVTDFSNAGALQAVRAQAVLRATPGALPLGGAISDAYVRIDYLSESGGGAALAALPVSAMPGCPQRNRINCLDDPHGASCIRFVRARLCVPAQGARCEGVPYRPMLPLLGMMFPTGAQAVRLPTGSTMAVAESLGYPGNPNFCP, from the coding sequence ATGTTAATTGACCGCCTGCGCCGCCTGCGCCGCCTGCCGCGCCAGCACGGCGTTTTTGTCGTCGAGTTCGCCATGCTGGCGCTGCTGTTTTTCCTGTTCCTGTTTGCGCTGCTGGAAATGGCGCGCGCCGTGTATTTGTGGAACATGGTGCATGAGGTCACGCGGCGCGCCGCGCGCGGCGCCGCCGTCACCGATTTCAGCAATGCCGGCGCGCTGCAGGCCGTGCGCGCGCAAGCCGTGCTGCGCGCCACGCCGGGCGCGCTGCCGCTGGGCGGCGCCATCAGCGACGCCTATGTGCGCATCGATTACCTGTCGGAGTCGGGCGGCGGCGCGGCGCTGGCGGCGCTGCCGGTGAGCGCGATGCCCGGCTGTCCGCAGCGCAACCGCATCAATTGCCTGGACGATCCGCATGGCGCCAGCTGCATCCGTTTCGTGCGCGCGCGCCTGTGCGTGCCGGCCCAGGGCGCGCGCTGCGAGGGCGTGCCGTACCGGCCCATGTTGCCGCTGCTGGGGATGATGTTTCCCACCGGCGCGCAGGCCGTGCGCCTGCCCACGGGCAGCACCATGGCGGTGGCCGAATCGCTCGGTTATCCGGGCAATCCGAATTTTTGTCCTTGA
- a CDS encoding TadE/TadG family type IV pilus assembly protein: protein MRPPYRTARRQRGVAAIELALILLFFMGLLPFMLLFGRALLTYTALQKSVHDAARYMATMPLPQMAKNGSAAQGAAFARQMVVEAMAESWPEMESTRVSVDCVYFEELSSCGNHATAPQQVRLNVTVDMPMVFLPELTRKWLPQLGPIPLRANVTMRYVN from the coding sequence ATGAGGCCGCCGTACCGCACGGCGCGCCGCCAGCGTGGCGTGGCGGCCATTGAACTGGCGCTGATCCTGCTGTTTTTCATGGGGCTGCTGCCCTTCATGCTGCTGTTCGGCCGCGCGCTGCTGACCTACACGGCCCTGCAAAAAAGCGTGCACGACGCGGCGCGCTACATGGCCACCATGCCGCTGCCACAGATGGCCAAGAACGGCTCGGCGGCCCAGGGCGCCGCGTTTGCGCGGCAGATGGTGGTCGAGGCGATGGCGGAAAGCTGGCCCGAGATGGAATCGACGCGCGTCAGCGTCGATTGCGTGTATTTCGAGGAGCTTTCCAGTTGCGGCAACCATGCGACGGCGCCGCAGCAGGTGCGCCTGAATGTCACCGTGGACATGCCCATGGTGTTCCTGCCTGAGCTGACGCGCAAGTGGCTGCCGCAGCTGGGGCCGATACCGCTGCGCGCCAATGTGACGATGCGCTATGTTAATTGA
- a CDS encoding pilus assembly protein TadG-related protein has product MANRRRRQRGAMLIAFSILLIVVLGFIGLALDVGQVIGRKTELQNLADNAALAAAAELEGTPAGLANAVTKAKASAAEKNMYRRRMQGVVLSDASIRFASAVDAPDGEWHAAGAVPDPGAALFVRIDTQANVPPLGHVATAFLGAWSPALRTLDTGARAVAGRTSLRVAPLAICALSASAAANRTNVALQPLVEVLEFGFRRGVAYNLFKLNPHGPAAEHFVLNPLGQPGLVGPSAQVSEAAVQPFVCTGSVLYPRIGSARMHVHRPFPAALWPAFNARFNQYAGGGCHPVTAPPDTNIRAYPNTAANWWMTNAPDAPSALSGGNPLLSVADPETSVPLPTAASYGPLWSFGRAWGYNAERPADGHFALATSNWAALYPAASAAPAAKSSYPADKSPYLTPAFQTAPTVNTGVALRRLLHIALLACPVPAGSDVLAQVRGIGRFYMTAPASNGMLSAEFAGLAPEGTLAGPVELLR; this is encoded by the coding sequence GTGGCAAATAGACGCCGACGCCAGCGCGGGGCGATGCTGATCGCCTTTTCCATCCTGCTCATCGTGGTGCTGGGCTTTATCGGCCTGGCGCTCGACGTGGGGCAAGTCATCGGCCGCAAGACGGAACTGCAGAACCTGGCTGACAATGCGGCGCTGGCGGCGGCCGCCGAACTGGAAGGCACGCCCGCCGGCCTGGCCAATGCCGTGACGAAAGCCAAGGCCAGCGCGGCCGAGAAGAATATGTACCGCCGCCGCATGCAGGGCGTGGTCCTGTCGGACGCCAGCATCCGTTTCGCCAGCGCGGTCGATGCGCCGGACGGCGAGTGGCATGCGGCCGGCGCCGTGCCGGACCCCGGCGCGGCCCTGTTCGTGCGCATCGATACGCAGGCCAACGTGCCGCCGCTGGGTCACGTGGCGACGGCCTTCCTGGGCGCCTGGTCGCCGGCCCTGCGCACGCTGGACACGGGCGCGCGCGCCGTGGCGGGCCGCACCAGCCTGCGCGTGGCGCCGCTGGCCATCTGCGCGCTGTCGGCCAGCGCGGCGGCCAACCGCACGAACGTGGCGCTGCAGCCGCTGGTGGAAGTGCTCGAGTTCGGCTTCCGCCGTGGCGTCGCATATAACTTGTTCAAGCTCAACCCGCACGGCCCGGCGGCCGAACACTTCGTGCTCAATCCGCTTGGCCAGCCGGGGCTGGTGGGCCCGTCGGCGCAGGTGAGCGAGGCCGCCGTGCAGCCATTCGTTTGCACGGGCAGCGTGCTGTACCCGCGCATCGGCAGCGCGCGCATGCATGTGCACCGGCCATTTCCCGCCGCGCTGTGGCCGGCATTCAATGCGCGCTTCAACCAGTACGCGGGCGGTGGCTGCCACCCCGTTACGGCGCCGCCCGACACGAATATCCGCGCCTATCCGAACACGGCCGCGAACTGGTGGATGACGAATGCGCCCGACGCGCCCAGCGCCCTCAGCGGCGGTAACCCGCTGCTGTCCGTGGCCGATCCCGAAACCAGCGTGCCGCTGCCGACGGCGGCCAGCTACGGGCCGCTGTGGTCGTTCGGCAGGGCGTGGGGCTACAACGCCGAGCGGCCGGCCGACGGCCATTTCGCGCTGGCCACCAGCAACTGGGCGGCGCTGTATCCGGCCGCGTCGGCCGCGCCGGCCGCCAAGTCCTCGTATCCGGCCGATAAATCGCCATACCTGACGCCGGCCTTCCAGACGGCGCCGACGGTGAACACGGGCGTGGCGCTGCGGCGCTTGCTGCATATCGCCTTGCTGGCCTGTCCCGTGCCGGCCGGCAGCGACGTGCTGGCCCAGGTGCGCGGCATCGGCCGCTTCTACATGACGGCGCCGGCCAGCAATGGCATGCTGAGCGCCGAATTCGCCGGCCTGGCGCCCGAAGGCACGCTGGCCGGTCCCGTGGAGTTGCTGCGATGA
- a CDS encoding type II and III secretion system protein family protein has product MNRALLLFCCLLPPLAGAAAEPGPRCGGEAASPGNLQLQVGKSSMLRLPEAVLARSVGNPAVVQAMLVAPDTLYVVGVDVGSTNMIIQGKSGVCSVVNVSVSMDPAGLQATLAALMPDEKSIRVTAVADSLVLSGTVQDAGAVLRAVELAHAYVRRTTAPLALPKPADGAAVPPPAVAAGGGATPNSRIINMLDVSAPQQVMLAVQIAEVSKSLLERLEVGATLRFASGSWATTLLSNFLSGTANGLLDVRKSNGQQLTIEAQKQDGLVRILAEPTVMAISGQEGSFLAGGKIFIPVGQDNNKITLEEREYGVGLRFTPTVLSGGRINLKVAPEVSELSREGVGISAAGVSGRSILPVITTRRASTTVQLFDGQSYAIGGLIKNNQVSNITGVPWLSELPILGALFRSTDFQHDRTELLFVITAHLVKPLPADAVLPTAQLAPPSRATLMLGGKMEGPVPPPPSPASPAVPPPRAAHGFELK; this is encoded by the coding sequence ATGAACCGCGCCTTGCTCCTCTTTTGCTGCCTGCTGCCGCCGCTCGCCGGCGCGGCGGCCGAGCCTGGTCCCCGCTGCGGCGGCGAGGCGGCGTCGCCCGGCAACTTGCAGTTGCAGGTGGGCAAGTCGAGCATGCTGCGCCTGCCGGAAGCCGTGCTTGCCCGCAGCGTCGGCAACCCGGCCGTCGTGCAAGCCATGCTGGTGGCGCCCGACACCTTGTATGTGGTGGGCGTCGACGTCGGCAGCACCAATATGATCATCCAGGGCAAGAGCGGCGTGTGCAGCGTCGTCAACGTCAGCGTCAGCATGGATCCGGCCGGCCTGCAGGCGACCCTGGCCGCGCTGATGCCGGACGAAAAGTCCATCCGCGTCACGGCCGTGGCCGATAGCCTGGTGCTGTCTGGCACGGTGCAGGATGCGGGCGCCGTGCTGCGCGCCGTGGAACTGGCGCACGCCTATGTGCGGCGCACTACCGCGCCGCTGGCGCTGCCCAAGCCGGCCGACGGCGCCGCCGTGCCGCCGCCGGCCGTGGCCGCCGGCGGCGGCGCCACGCCGAACAGCCGCATCATCAACATGCTCGACGTCAGCGCGCCGCAGCAGGTGATGCTGGCCGTGCAGATCGCCGAAGTGTCGAAGTCCCTGCTCGAGCGCCTGGAAGTGGGCGCCACCCTGCGCTTCGCCTCGGGCAGCTGGGCCACCACCTTGCTGTCGAATTTCCTCAGCGGCACGGCCAACGGCTTGCTCGACGTGCGCAAGTCGAACGGCCAGCAGCTGACGATCGAGGCGCAGAAGCAGGATGGCCTGGTGCGCATCTTGGCCGAGCCGACGGTGATGGCGATCAGCGGCCAGGAGGGCAGTTTCCTGGCGGGCGGCAAGATCTTCATTCCCGTCGGTCAGGACAACAACAAGATCACGCTGGAAGAGCGCGAATATGGCGTCGGCCTGCGCTTCACGCCCACCGTGCTGTCGGGCGGGCGCATCAATCTGAAGGTGGCGCCGGAAGTGTCGGAACTGTCGCGCGAAGGCGTGGGCATTTCCGCCGCCGGCGTCAGCGGACGCTCGATCCTGCCCGTCATCACGACGCGGCGCGCCTCGACCACGGTGCAGCTGTTCGATGGCCAGAGCTACGCCATCGGCGGCCTCATCAAGAACAACCAGGTGAGCAATATCACGGGCGTGCCGTGGCTCAGTGAGCTGCCCATCCTCGGCGCGCTGTTTCGCAGCACGGACTTCCAGCATGACCGCACGGAACTGCTGTTCGTCATTACCGCGCACCTGGTGAAACCCTTGCCGGCGGACGCCGTCCTGCCGACGGCGCAGCTGGCGCCGCCGTCGCGCGCGACCCTGATGTTGGGCGGCAAGATGGAAGGCCCCGTGCCGCCGCCGCCATCGCCAGCATCGCCCGCCGTGCCGCCGCCGCGCGCGGCCCATGGTTTCGAGTTGAAATGA